In Hydractinia symbiolongicarpus strain clone_291-10 chromosome 4, HSymV2.1, whole genome shotgun sequence, the following proteins share a genomic window:
- the LOC130641508 gene encoding deoxyribodipyrimidine photo-lyase-like, which translates to MKKAKLGVQAGRCRLRSKTSCLGHGSCIVYLMRRDIRVQDNWSLLRCQEEPLPVRVAHVLEQPHQSFRLAWFYSRGLEEVQHDLKKCNINMDVLESSDTLRSYLQDVSAAGIVADLNSLREFDLDHVIDFCDEIAIPLWEVDSHNIVPVWVVSDKQEYSARTIRPKINNKLKEWLTEFPKVSSNQKALKPIYSEFNAVDFLDKKWGRSADPSVLFVPGSIAGRHALEKFLSVSDKFEKYRNDPTQDATSGLSPWLRHGHLSKQRVALEIKKSSGSNTSFLEELIVRGELAENYTFYNPNYDNLKGAPNFGLKTLTAHANDEREYVYSYDEFVNGKTHDNLWNAAQFQLVRQGKMHGFMRMYWAKKILEWSASPEEALMIAIKLNDTYAMDGRDPRGYVGIMWSITGLHDQGWRERSVFGKVRYMNYAGCKRKFDVDAYILKNAKIL; encoded by the coding sequence TTGCATTGTGTACTTAATGCGTAGGGATATTCGCGTGCAGGACAACTGGAGTTTGTTGAGATGTCAGGAAGAACCTCTTCCAGTGCGAGTTGCACACGTGCTCGAACAGCCTCACCAATCCTTCCGACTTGCTTGGTTTTACAGTAGAGGCTTAGAAGAAGTGCaacatgatttaaaaaaatgcaatataaATATGGATGTCCTGGAAAGTTCTGATACTTTGCGCTCTTATTTACAGGACGTTTCAGCAGCTGGTATTGTGGCTGACTTAAATTCTTTAAGAGAGTTTGATTTGGATCATGTCATTGATTTTTGTGACGAGATCGCTATTCCCTTGTGGGAAGTTGACAGCCACAATATCGTCCCTGTTTGGGTTGTCTCTGATAAGCAAGAATATAGTGCTCGAACTATCCGACCGAAAATCAATAATAAACTAAAAGAATGGCTAACAGAATTCCCGAAAGTATCCTCCAATCAGAAAGCCTTAAAACCTATATATTCAGAATTTAATGCTGTGGACTTTCTCGATAAGAAATGGGGAAGATCTGCAGACCCTAGCGTACTCTTTGTCCCTGGCAGTATTGCGGGCAGACATGCTCTTGAAAAGTTCCTCAGCGTGTCTGATAAATTTGAGAAGTACCGCAACGATCCTACTCAAGACGCCACATCTGGCTTATCGCCATGGTTACGTCATGGTCATCTTAGCAAACAACGTGTAGCACTGGAGATAAAAAAAAGTAGCGGCTCTAATACAAGTTTTTTGGAAGAGTTGATTGTACGTGGTGAATTAGCCGAGAATTACACTTTTTATAACCCTAATTATGACAATCTAAAAGGTGCTCCCAATTTTGGACTGAAGACATTAACCGCACATGCTAACGATGAGAGGGAGTATGTGTATTCGTACGATGAATTTGTGAATGGTAAGACACACGATAATCTTTGGAATGCCGCCCAATTCCAGCTGGTTCGTCAGGGTAAAATGCATGGTTTCATGAGAATGTATTGGGCGAAAAAGATCTTGGAATGGTCAGCCTCTCCCGAGGAAGCTTTAATGATTGCGATTAAACTCAATGATACATACGCAATGGATGGACGTGACCCACGTGGGTATGTTGGTATCATGTGGAGTATAACAGGTCTTCATGATCAAGGATGGAGAGAGAGATCTGTGTTTGGTAAAGTGAGGTACATGAATTATGCAGGATGTAAAAGAAAATTCGATGTTGATGCTTACATTCTGAAGAACGCCAAAATACTATAA